A portion of the Lolium rigidum isolate FL_2022 chromosome 1, APGP_CSIRO_Lrig_0.1, whole genome shotgun sequence genome contains these proteins:
- the LOC124703895 gene encoding glycerophosphodiester phosphodiesterase GDPD1, chloroplastic-like: MEDGRILTWSIEEDDSLCTLQEVFEHISPHLGFNIELKFDDNIIYPSGTLSCALQAVLQVVFQHAGTRPIFFSTFQPDAARIARELQNVYPVLFLTEGGTAKYNDERRNSLDQAIRVCQEYDLHGVVSEVRGVLKNPSAILKAQESNLAFLTYGQLNNVREAVYLQHLMGVNGVIVDLVEEISNVVAEFSKPSLSQSTFSNSSGIGMHEAFSQQQLGFLLRLIPELIQQPH, from the exons ATGGAAGATGGGAGGATCCTTACTTGGAGCATAGAAGAAGATGATTCTCTCTGCACATTGCAGGAAGTCTTCGAACATATCAGTCCCCATCTGGGATTTAACATTGAGCTAAAGTTTGATGACAACATTATCTATCCGAGTGGCACCCTTAGCTGTGCTCTTCAAGCTGTATTGCAA GTTGTTTTTCAGCATGCTGGCACCAGGCCAATCTTTTTCTCAACATTCCAACCTGATGCGGCACGGATAGCACGGGAACTCCAAAACGTATATCCT GTACTGTTCTTAACAGAAGGGGGAACAGCTAAATACAATGATGAGAGAAGGAACTCACTTGACCAGGCTATCCGAGTATGCCAAGAGTATGACTTGCATGGGGTCGTCTCAGAAGTGAGAGGGGTTCTGAAGAATCCCTCAGCAATTCTCAAAGCTCAAGAATCCAACCTTGCATTTCTCACCTATGGGCAGCTCAA TAACGTGCGGGAGGCTGTTTACCTCCAGCATCTGATGGGTGTGAATGGTGTCATTGTTGATCTAGTGGAGGAAATCTCGAATGTCGTGGCAGAATTCAGTAAACCCAGCCTCAGCCAGAGCACGTTCAGTAACAGTTCTGGCATAGGAATGCACGAGGCCTTCTCACAGCAGCAGCTGGGGTTCTTGCTCCGGCTTATACCTGAACTGATTCAGCAACCACACTGA